Proteins found in one Saccharomyces mikatae IFO 1815 strain IFO1815 genome assembly, chromosome: 3 genomic segment:
- the SNT1 gene encoding Snt1p (similar to Saccharomyces cerevisiae SNT1 (YCR033W); ancestral locus Anc_1.141): MGYPPPTRRLGDKKRYHYSNNPNRRHPSGVYSKSGFSKSISNGFVSSPTLDNSTNPSLVPATATSPLPTAIPGSAYGIEAPRPSRYDPSSVSRPSSSSYPLTRKIGSRYNPEAERPSSTTSSTPESTNLNTTTHVNTDIGKSRYSRKIMSRYNPQSTASSKVSHFSPATSKVQPFYAANGNSRARPRSMDDYKPDVTNNPESSNVSLVNSNSPHSYYSRSNKWRSSGTLSRPLFDNHVGNMMTTSNTNSVSQREPFWKTNSITFLKSPHSQSSPSLYANKFHDANKLEKPEPLVKTEAFSKDEAKTMPYQDVKYMPEETDYKPNVLAESHSVKNNEKNVLEKITTNESVPGVVKEHFITVKRKEHEELQASTVKSNKASKDEKQDGIWTTAKTTASTAQVIKEQQGELIKPIKRKESPEIRDYERIYDPKALKTDLTKLRVEENNKRYEEPLEEVEGCIFPLSKAETRLWEIKNQKRNKMIIKQKYLLKKAIRSFSEYPFYVQNKLIHQQATGLILTKIISKIKKQEHLKRIKLKHNYFDLQKKYEKECEVLTKLSENLRKEEIENKRREHELMEQKRREEGIETEKEKSLRHPSSSSSSRRRNRADFVDDAEMENVLLQIDPNYKHYQAAATIPSLILDPVHKFSFKFCDVNNLVTDKNLWASRILKDATDNFSDHEHSLFLEGYLIHPKKFGKISHYMGGLRTPEECVLHYYRTKKTVNYRQLLIDKNKKRKMSAAAKRRKRKERGNEEEIEVEEGKDESISTADKEEKSEEIIKEIAPPVLVQVLEAKDKLRDISENIVKNTAENGNEDIADGREDTMTTSNLKRVHDVIEDTSSLIKIGDSVPSMVQKGSIQSDYYPDETRELDFNLENALQRKKHKTVPDHKTSYWSVRESQLFPELLKEFGSQWSLISEKLGTKSTTMVRNYYQRNAARNGWKTLVDETDLKRDGTSSESVHQSQILMQPERPNINAYSNIPPQQMPALGFFIGQPTHGHDTSISSTDGSTRPFGPEFHRDSFSKVSAPLTTLPPPRLPSIQFPRSEVPEHTMTDLRNRTVDHIDTLADAASSITNNQNFSNERHSIEASRKSTTINNLLNNPNRDMKTSIQNASRCQAEVEDTPNLNNIVVQEIKQNITTPRSSSISALLNPVNGNGQSNPDGRPLPPLNHTVSRGIPFTLPAPRASSTSRAPPKFNFSNDPLAALAAVASAPDAMNGFLSKKENND, from the coding sequence ATGGGGTATCCGCCACCTACGCGAAGGCTTggagataaaaaaaggtatCATTATTCTAACAATCCTAACCGAAGGCATCCTTCTGGTGTTTATTCAAAGAGTGGTTTCTCAAAATCGATCAGTAATGGATTTGTATCATCTCCTACTTTGGATAATTCAACAAATCCATCTCTTGTTCCTGCTACTGCAACTTCACCTCTTCCTACAGCTATACCAGGAAGCGCATATGGCATCGAAGCACCTAGGCCATCTCGATATGATCCCAGCTCAGTTAGCAGGCCTTCGTCATCATCCTACCCGTTAACAAGAAAGATTGGAAGCCGTTATAACCCAGAGGCCGAAAGACCGTCTTCAACCACCAGTTCAACTCCGGAAAGCACAAATTTAAACACAACGACACACGTCAATACTGATATCGGAAAATCACGTTATTCACGAAAAATCATGAGCAGATATAACCCTCAATCTActgcttcttcaaaagtatCGCACTTTTCTCCAGcaacttcaaaagttcaACCGTTTTATGCTGCCAATGGAAATTCTCGGGCTAGACCTAGATCAATGGATGATTATAAGCCTGATGTAACAAACAATCCCGAATCAAGTAATGTTTCATTGGTTAATAGCAATAGCCCTCATTCCTACTACTCTAGGAGCAACAAATGGAGATCCAGTGGAACGCTTTCAAGACCACTTTTTGATAATCATGTCGGTAATATGATGACCACCAGCAACACTAACTCAGTTTCTCAAAGAGAACCTTTTTGGAAGACAAATAGCATCacttttttaaaatcaCCCCATTCGCAGTCATCACCATCCCTTTATGCTAATAAATTTCACGACGCAAACAAGTTAGAAAAACCAGAACCCCTAGTTAAAACTGAAGCGTTTAGTAAAGATGAGGCAAAAACTATGCCATATCAGGATGTCAAATATATGCCAGAAGAAACAGATTATAAACCTAATGTACTCGCAGAATCCCATAGtgtaaaaaataatgaaaaaaatgtcttggaaaaaataactaCAAATGAAAGTGTGCCCGGCGTGGTGAAGGAGCACTTTATCacagtaaaaagaaaagaacatgAAGAATTGCAAGCTAGCACTGTGAAGTCAAATAAAGCTAGTAAGGATGAAAAGCAAGATGGAATTTGGACGACAGCAAAAACAACTGCCAGTACAGCCCAAGTAATCAAAGAACAACAGGGAGAACTAATAAAACCTatcaagagaaaagaaagtccGGAAATTAGAGATTATGAAAGAATATACGACCCGAAGGCTCTGAAAACAGACTTAACGAAACTGAGAGTTGAAGAGAATAATAAAAGGTATGAAGAACCACTCGAGGAAGTTGAAGGATGTATTTTTCCACTATCAAAAGCAGAAACAAGATTGTgggaaataaaaaaccaGAAGAGAAACAAAATGATCATCAAACAGAAATACCTGCTGAAAAAGGCAATCAGAAGTTTCTCAGAGTATCCATTTTACGTCCAAAACAAACTTATTCACCAGCAAGCCACGGGGCTTATCCTAActaaaataatatcaaaaataaaaaagcaagaacatttgaaaagaataaaattgaaacataattattttgatttgcagaagaagtatgaaaaagaatgcGAGGTTTTAACTAAACTAAGCGAAAATTTAAGGAAGGAAGAGATCGAAAATAAACGTAGAGAGCATGAGTTAATGGAACAGAAAAGACGCGAGGAAGGAATCgaaacagaaaaggaaaaaagcTTACGCCATCcatcttcctcttcatcatcccGTCGCAGAAACAGAGCTGATTTCGTTGATGATGCGGAAATGGAAAATGTACTATTACAGATTGATCCGAATTATAAGCATTATCAGGCCGCTGCAACAAttccttctttgattttagACCCAGTACacaaattttctttcaagttCTGTGACGTTAATAATTTAGTTACAGACAAGAATCTTTGGGCATCTAGAATATTAAAGGATGCTACAGACAACTTCTCTGATCACGAAcactctttatttttggaagGTTATCTGATTCATcccaaaaaatttggaaagatTTCACACTACATGGGTGGTTTACGAACTCCTGAGGAATGTGTTTTACATTATTATAGAACCAAGAAAACTGTAAATTATAGACAGCTTcttattgataaaaacaaaaagaggaaaatgtCAGCTGCTGCCAAGCGTCGTAAGAGAAAGGAAAGAGGTAATgaggaagaaattgaagtCGAGGAAGGTAAAGATGAGTCAATTAGCACAGCGGataaggaagaaaaaagtgaagaaattatTAAAGAAATAGCTCCGCCCGTTTTGGTTCAAGTTCTTGAAGCTAAAGATAAATTACGAGATATATCCGAGAATATCGTCAAAAATACAGCTGAAAATGGAAACGAAGATATTGCAGATGGACGAGAAGATACTATGACCACAAgcaatttgaaaagggtGCATGATGTGATTGAAGATACGTCAAGTTTGATCAAAATCGGCGATAGTGTTCCATCAATGGTACAAAAAGGAAGTATACAAAGCGATTATTATCCAGACGAGACCAGAGAACTTGATTTTAATTTAGAGAATGCGCtgcaaagaaagaaacacAAAACTGTGCCAGACCATAAAACAAGTTATTGGAGTGTTCGTGAATCTCAACTCTTCCCAGAATTATTGAAAGAGTTTGGCTCCCAGTGGTCTTTGATATCGGAGAAGCTGGGCACCAAGTCTACCACAATGGTAAGGAATTATTACCAAAGAAATGCGGCGCGCAATGGGTGGAAAACACTAGTTGATGAAACTGACTTGAAGCGAGACGGAACTAGTTCAGAATCGGTGCACCAATCCCAAATATTAATGCAACCAGAACGTCCCAATATCAATGCGTACAGTAACATTCCGCCTCAACAAATGCCGGCTTTAGGATTTTTTATTGGCCAACCAACGCACGGTCATGATACCTCCATATCATCTACAGATGGCTCTACGAGGCCATTTGGGCCTGAATTTCATCGCGATAGTTTTTCTAAAGTTAGCGCTCCTTTAACCACGTTACCACCACCAAGACTACCCTCCATCCAGTTTCCTCGTTCAGAAGTACCTGAACATACAATGACAGACCTCCGCAACAGAACCGTAGACCATATTGACACATTAGCGGATGCGGCTTCGTCAATAACAAATAACCAAAACTTTAGTAATGAAAGGCATTCCATTGAAGCTAGCCGTAAGTCGACGACAATCAATAATCTATTGAATAATCCTAACCGAGATATGAAAACTTCTATCCAAAATGCTTCTAGGTGCCAAGCAGAAGTCGAAGACACTCCCAACTTAAACAATATTGTagttcaagaaataaaacaaaacatcACCACACCAAGATCCAGTTCTATTTCCGCGCTTCTGAACCCTGTAAATGGAAATGGACAATCGAACCCGGATGGAAGGCCCTTGCCACCATTGAACCATACTGTTTCTCGAGGCATACCTTTCACTTTACCTGCTCCACGAGCTAGTTCGACAAGTCGTGCGCCTCCAAAGTTCAATTTTTCGAATGATCCACTGGCTGCCTTGGCTGCAGTAGCATCCGCGCCAGATGCAATGAACGGCTTTTTGtctaaaaaggaaaataatgatTGA
- the ELO2 gene encoding fatty acid elongase ELO2 (similar to Saccharomyces cerevisiae FEN1 (YCR034W) and ELO1 (YJL196C); ancestral locus Anc_1.140), with translation MNSLVTQYAAPLFERYPQLHDYLPTLERPFFNVSLWEHFDDIVTCVTNGKFVPSEFQFVAGELPLSTLPPVLYTIAAYYVIIFGGELLLSKSKPFKLNGLFQLHNLFLTSLSLTLLLLMIEQLVPIIVQHGLYFAICNIGAWTQPLVTLYYMNYIVKFIEFIDTIFLVLKHKKLTFLHTYHHGATALLCYTQLMGTTSISWVPISLNLGVHVVMYWYYFLAARGIRVWWKEWVTRFQIIQFVLDIGFIYFAVYQKAAHLYFPVLPHCGDCVGSTTATFAGCAIISSYLVLFISFYINVYKRKGTKTSRVVKRAHGGVAAKVNEYVNVDLKNVPTPSPSPKPQHRRKR, from the coding sequence ATGAATTCACTCGTTACTCAATATGCTGCTCCGTTGTTTGAGCGTTATCCCCAACTACATGACTATTTACCGACTTTAGAACGACCATTCTTCAATGTTTCGTTGTGGGAGCATTTCGATGATATTGTCACGTGTGTAACTAACGGTAAATTTGTTCCAAGTGAATTTCAGTTTGTTGCTGGTGAATTACCATTAAGTACACTGCCTCCTGTACTGTATACGATCGCTGCTTATTATGTGATTATTTTCGGTGGCGAGTTACTGTTAAGTAAGTCGAAGCCTTTTAAATTAAATGGCCTTTTCCAATTGCATAATCTGTTTTTAACTTCTCTTTCCCTGACGCTATTGTTGCTTATGATTGAACAGTTGGTACCTATTATTGTTCAGCACGGGTTATATTTCGCTATCTGCAATATTGGTGCTTGGACTCAACCACTTGTTACATTATATTACATGAATTACATTGtcaaatttattgaatttatAGACACAATTTTCTTGGTGCTAAAGCATAAGAAATTGACATTTTTGCATACTTATCACCATGGCGCTACCGCTTTATTGTGTTACACCCAATTGATGGGCACCACCTCAATTTCTTGGGTCCCTATTTCATTAAATCTTGGAGTGCATGTGGTTATGTATTGGTATTATTTCCTAGCTGCTAGAGGCATCAGAGTCTGGTGGAAAGAGTGGGTTACTagatttcaaatcattcaaTTTGTTTTGGATATTGGCTTCATTTATTTTGCTGTCTATCAAAAAGCAGCCCACTTATATTTCCCAGTTTTACCACATTGTGGTGACTGTGTAGGCTCGACAACTGCCACCTTTGCTGGTTGTGctattatttcttcatatttggTACTATTCATCTCATTCTACATTAACGTTTATAAGCGTAAAGGAACCAAAACTAGTAGAGTAGTGAAGCGTGCACACGGTGGTGTTGCCGCCAAAGTCAACGAGTACGTTAACGTTGACTTAAAAAACGTTCCAACTCCATCTCCATCGCCAAAACCTCAacacagaagaaaaaggtaa
- the RRP43 gene encoding exosome non-catalytic core subunit RRP43 (similar to Saccharomyces cerevisiae RRP43 (YCR035C); ancestral locus Anc_1.139), with translation MAESTALETIEIHPINFPPDVLARISPELSLQRHLSLGIRPCLRKYEEFRDVIIENNTLSRYVDTENVDAKNNILGSNVLKSGKTIVITSITGGIIEENSASIKDLDDFGEDELLEVTKEDDILAEYASVYPVVEVERGRVGACTDEEMTISQKLYDSILHSRILPKKALKVKAGIRSVNEDGTFTVLYPDELENGALNGTNLKMKRKWSYVLYAKIVVLSRTGPVFDLCWNSLMYALQNVKLPRAFIDERASDLRMTIRTRGRSATIRETYEIICDQTKSLPLMINLQNIAFASNYGVIELDPESQLQDPNNAEEEVDIDMDDLKSVLIADLDTEAEETSIHTTISVITTPAGNYKQLTLVGAGAKITPEMIKRSLSLSKVRADDLSTRLNK, from the coding sequence ATGGCTGAAAGCACTGCGTTAGAGACCATTGAGATTCACCCAATCAATTTTCCTCCCGATGTTCTTGCCAGAATATCACCAGAACTGTCTTTACAAAGACATCTATCCCTAGGTATAAGACCATGTCTAAGAAAGTATGAAGAATTTAGAGATGTAATTATAGAAAACAATACTTTGTCGCGTTATGTGGACACAGAGAATGTAGATGCTAAGAACAATATTTTAGGTTCTAATGTGCTAAAAAGTGGCAAAACTATAGTGATCACTTCTATTACAGGTGGAataatagaagaaaatagtGCCTCCATTAAAGATTTAGATGATTTTGGTGAGGACGAATTACTTGAAGTGACCAAGGAGGACGATATACTTGCAGAATATGCCTCTGTCTATCCAGTGGTGGAGGTCGAAAGAGGTAGAGTGGGCGCTTGTACGGATGAAGAAATGACTATATCACAGAAACTGTACGATTCCATACTGCACTCTAGGATATTACCCAAAAAAGCTTTGAAAGTAAAAGCAGGCATTCGTAGTGTGAACGAAGATGGTACTTTTACTGTATTGTACCCTGATGAACTGGAAAATGGTGCATTAAATGGAACAAatctaaaaatgaaaagaaagtggtCATACGTTCTGTATGCAAAAATTGTAGTCTTAAGCCGTACTGGTCCAGTGTTCGATCTATGTTGGAATTCCTTAATGTATGCTTTACAGAATGTAAAATTGCCTAGAGCATTTATAGATGAACGAGCATCCGACTTAAGAATGACGATAAGaacaagaggaagaagtgCTACTATTAGGGAAACATACGAAATTATTTGTGATCAAACTAAGTCACTACCGCTAATGATAAACTTACAGAATATTGCATTTGCCTCAAATTATGGGGTAATAGAGTTAGATCCCGAATCCCAATTACAAGACCCTAACAAcgctgaagaagaagtcgACATTGATATGGACGATCTAAAATCTGTGCTGATAGCGGATTTAGACACTGAAGCAGAAGAAACAAGTATTCACACTACGATATCCGTCATTACTACTCCTGCAGGTAACTACAAGCAATTAACATTGGTGGGAGCGGGCGCCAAGATAACCCCAGAGATGATAAAAAGATCATTATCGTTGTCTAAGGTAAGGGCAGACGATTTGTCTACAAGACTAAACAAATAA
- the RBK1 gene encoding putative ribokinase (similar to Saccharomyces cerevisiae RBK1 (YCR036W); ancestral locus Anc_1.138) — translation MGITVIGSLNYDLDTFTDRVPNAGETFKANHFETHAGGKGLNQAVAIGKLKEPSSRYSVRMIGNVGNDTFGEQLKGVLSNNSVDIAHVNTCDGIGTGTATILIEEKAGGQNRILIVEGANSKTVYNEEELRLFFPGVEQEEEYVVFQHEIPDPISIIKWIHENRPNFQVVYNPSPFKAMPRNNWGMIDVLVVNEIEALQTVESVFDYNLVEELKKEIRTDFVGGYRKICEILHKSLINQKKSSIVVITLGSKGVLFCSHKSPQVQFVPAIKDISVVDTTGAGDTFLGGLITQLYQGKSLHTAIEFSTLASSLTIQKKGAAESMPAYEDVQILMK, via the coding sequence ATGGGAATCACAGTCATAGGTTCTTTAAACTACGACCTGGACACATTTACGGATAGAGTACCTAATGCTGGAGAGACTTTCAAAGCAAATCATTTCGAAACACACGCAGGCGGTAAGGGACTGAATCAGGCTGTCGCCATTGGGAAATTGAAAGAGCCTAGCAGTAGATATAGTGTTCGAATGATCGGAAATGTTGGGAACGACACTTTTGGTGAGCAATTGAAAGGTGTTTTATCTAATAATAGTGTGGATATTGCGCATGTCAATACTTGCGATGGAATCGGTACAGGTACTGCTACAATAttgattgaagaaaaggctGGTGGTCAAAATAGGATATTGATTGTAGAGGGTGCCAATAGTAAGACAGTTTATAATGAAGAGGAGTTGCGTCTTTTTTTCCCCGGTGTTGAGCAGGAAGAAGAGTATGTTGTATTCCAACACGAAATCCCAGACCCAATTTCAATAATCAAATGGATACATGAGAACAGGCCAAACTTTCAGGTCGTGTATAATCCTTCACCTTTTAAGGCCATGCCGCGGAATAATTGGGGGATGATAGATGTTTTAGTGGTCAATGAAATCGAAGCTCTGCAGACCGTTGAAAGTGTTTTCGATTATAACCTTGTTGAAgagttgaagaaagagataAGGACTGATTTCGTTGGAGGATATCGTAAAATTTGTGAAATATTACATAAATCACTTATTAACCAGAAGAAAAGCAGTATTGTAGTTATAACTTTAGGTTCGAAAGGGGTGCTATTTTGTTCACATAAAAGCCCTCAAGTTCAATTCGTTCCGGCTATAAAAGATATATCTGTTGTAGATACTACCGGAGCTGGTGATACTTTCTTAGGTGGTTTAATTACTCAATTATACCAAGGGAAAAGTTTGCATACGGCTATAGAGTTTTCTACACTAGCAAGTTCATTGACCATTCAGAAAAAAGGTGCTGCTGAAAGTATGCCAGCGTATGAAGACGTCCAAATTTTAATGAAATAG
- the PHO87 gene encoding SPX domain-containing inorganic phosphate transporter (similar to Saccharomyces cerevisiae PHO87 (YCR037C) and PHO90 (YJL198W); ancestral locus Anc_1.136), whose translation MRFSHFLKYNAVPEWQNHYLDYNELKNLIYTLQTGELKQEAPNNESNNDNELQTPPPNVDIESNVTTGEPSSSKKRFTHKLKRKLFGSKTSSGKKKGETDEKAIDGNNVNEETIELDELSPQGKAATFNKNFISKKFFESRSSSVSSEGKTLFNSYDTFVTNLSGEKLKVDDFYKRMEAKFYERFDHLINDLEKEGIVTRVNETFDPEIQDLPPLREIVSSTSQMQSSTNPFEIHSSNIDSELRNRFDYSEEEMDDDDEVDVFADTTDNTALLNYSQFNIKSQKKSLLKQTIINLYIDLCQLKSFIELNRMGFSKITKKSDKVLHMNTRQELIESEEFFKDTYIFQHDTLSTLNNKIAQLIEFYAVLMGQPGNVDSCKQELKSYLHDHIVWERSNTWKDMLGLSSQNKDIITIEDETEKLMQEKLQIEYFKYPLPKPINLKFTTIENLAVPKLFFGKRAMKIGFIIIVTGVLLGVKTFNDPVEHRCMALVECCAFLWASEAIPLHITGLLVPLLTVLFRVLKDSDGKVMGAAAASSEILGTMWSSTIMILLAGFTLGEALSQYNIAKVLASWLLAFAGTKPRNVLLMAMSVVFFLSMWISNVASPVLTYSLLTPLLDPLDYTAPFAKALVMGVALSADIGGMASPISSPQNIISMQYLKPYGIGWGQFFAVALPTGILSMLCSWALMILTFKIGKTKLEKFKPIRTRFTIKQYFIIIVTIATILLWCVESQIESAFGSSGEIAVIPIVLFFGTGLLSTKDFNTFPWSIVVLAMGGIALGKAVSSSGLLVTIARALQQKIQNDGVFAILCIFGILMLVVGTFVSHTVSAIIIIPLVQEVGDKLPNSKAAPILVFGCALLASCGMGLASSGFPNVTAISMTDKKGNRWLTVGAFISRGVPASFLAFICVITLGYGISSSVLKGNT comes from the coding sequence ATGAGATTCTCACACTTCCTTAAATACAATGCTGTTCCTGAATGGCAGAATCATTACCTTGATTACAACGAATTAAAAAACCTGATCTACACTTTGCAGACAGGTGAATTGAAACAAGAAGCACCCAACAATGAATCAAACAATGACAACGAATTACAGACGCCTCCTCCAAATGTCGATATAGAAAGTAACGTTACTACAGGAGAACCTTCTTCctccaaaaaaagatttaCGCACAAACTTAAGCGTAAGCTATTTGGTTCTAAAACATCATctggtaaaaaaaaggggGAAACAGACGAAAAAGCCATAGACGGGAATAATGTCAACGAAGAAACAATTGAGCTTGACGAACTATCTCCTCAAGGAAAAGCTGCCACTTTCAATAAGAATTTTATAagcaaaaaattctttgagTCACGCAGTTCATCGGTTAGTAGTGAAGGAAAAACTCTGTTCAATTCTTATGATACTTTCGTTACTAATTTGAGTGGcgaaaaattgaaagtaGATGATTTTTATAAAAGAATGGAAGCTAAATTCTACGAGAGATTTGACCATTTGATTAACGATTTGGAAAAGGAGGGCATTGTAACAAGGGTGAATGAAACTTTTGATCCGGAAATACAGGACCTGCCTCCTCTAAGAGAAATCGTTTCCAGCACATCGCAGATGCAGTCTTCTACTAACCCATTTGAAATACACTCTTCAAATATTGACAGCGAACTAAGAAATAGGTTTGATTATAGCGAAGAGGAAAtggacgatgatgatgaagtaGACGTGTTTGCAGACACTACTGACAATACTGCCCTTTTAAATTATTCACAGTTTAACATCAAATCACAGAAAAAATCTTTATTGAaacaaacaataataaatcTTTACATAGATCTTTGCCAGTTAAAGTCTTTCATCGAATTAAACAGAATGGGCTTCAGCAAAATTACGAAGAAGTCTGATAAAGTATTACATATGAACACCAGGCAAGAACTAATAGAAAGtgaagaatttttcaaagacaCATACATTTTCCAGCATGATACCTTGTCCACTttaaacaataaaattgcACAACTTATAGAATTTTACGCTGTTTTAATGGGACAGCCTGGGAACGTAGATTCATGCAAGCAAGAATTAAAATCCTACTTGCATGATCACATTGTCTGGGAAAGAAGCAACACATGGAAGGACATGTTGGGTCTTTCTTCACAAAATAAAGACATAATAActattgaagatgaaaccGAAAAACTTATGCaagaaaaacttcaaattgAATATTTCAAGTATCCATTGCCCAAGCCAATTAATTTAAAATTCACtacaattgaaaatttagcGGTGCCAAAACTTTTCTTCGGGAAAAGAGCCATGAAAATAGGctttattatcattgttaCAGGTGTTTTATTGGGTGTTAAAACTTTCAATGACCCCGTGGAGCATCGATGTATGGCATTGGTTGAATGTTGTGCCTTTTTATGGGCCAGTGAAGCTATCCCTTTACACATCACAGGTTTATTGGTTCCCCTTCTGACTGTTCTTTTTAGAGTCTTGAAAGATAGTGATGGTAAAGTAATGGGAGCAGCTGCCGCTTCTTCGGAAATCTTGGGTACAATGTGGTCATCAACAattatgattttattaGCAGGTTTTACATTGGGTGAAGCCTTGTCGCAATATAACATCGCAAAAGTTTTGGCATCCTGGTTATTAGCATTTGCTGGGACCAAACCAAGAAATGTACTTTTAATGGCAATGAGTGTTGTGTTCTTTCTTTCGATGTGGATTTCCAATGTTGCTTCTCCGGTATTAACATACTCTCTACTAACCCCATTATTGGACCCATTGGATTATACTGCACCATTTGCTAAGGCATTAGTAATGGGGGTGGCACTTTCTGCTGATATTGGTGGTATGGCCTCTCCTATTTCTTCACCTCAAAATATTATCTCAATGCAGTACCTCAAACCTTATGGCATCGGGTGGGGCCAGTTTTTTGCTGTTGCCTTACCTACTGGTATTTTATCAATGCTGTGCTCTTGGGCCTTAATGATACTCACATTTAAAATAGGCAAGACGAAGCTGGAGAAATTTAAACCAATAAGAACGAGATTTACCATAAAGcaatatttcattattattgtaaCTATTGCTACAATTCTTTTATGGTGTGTAGAATCCCAAATAGAAAGCGCTTTTGGGTCCTCTGGTGAAATTGCAGTCATACCAATAGTCCTATTCTTTGGTACGGGACTGTTATCTACAAAAGACTTCAACACATTTCCTTGGTCTATTGTCGTTTTAGCAATGGGTGGTATCGCCCTTGGTAAAGCAGTTTCATCTTCAGGTTTATTAGTAACTATTGCAAGAGCACTACAACAGAAAATTCAGAATGATGGTGTTTTTGCCATCTTATGTATTTTTGGTATCTTGATGTTGGTTGTGGGTACTTTTGTTTCACATACAGTGTCAGcaatcatcatcattccTTTAGTACAAGAAGTCGGTGACAAATTACCTAACTCAAAGGCAGCTCCAATTCTTGTCTTTGGTTGCGCTTTGTTGGCATCTTGCGGTATGGGGCTGGCATCGTCTGGTTTCCCTAACGTTACTGCTATTTCCATGACCGACAAAAAGGGGAATAGATGGCTAACTGTGGGTGCTTTCATATCAAGAGGTGTTCCTGCCTCATTTTTAGCGTTTATTTGTGTGATTACTTTGGGTTATGGTATTAGTTCTTCCGTTTTGAAAGGTAATACATAA